atatgatatatatcatcATTGAAGATTGatgagtgtctcattgaaggattagcaatcttatatatatataagatgacAGTATTATAGAATTTTTTTAGGAAGGTGTGTTGTTTGAATAAATAAACATGATCCTCTATAATATTCTGTCAGTATATTATAGTATATACCATATGGAGTTCATAGAGGGCTGATGAATGTTTTTGAAGAAACGAAAAAAGTTCTTTGTGATACCATCATGACATATAAGAGACAGGGCGGTACCATGTTGTTATCATAATTTTGGGGGCATCCAGATAAATAGTTTTAGGGGCATGAAAATAAAAAGACATAGGCGGGTAATTATTTTATGTTCAAGGGACATTTACGTTCTTTTTCCTTAAAATTAAGGTTatcattaagtgcaaacaaatgagacATTAGTaaatataaagaaaatattaTCTCGTTAGTTTTAATATATAATTTAGACAAATATTATGAAGTTGGGGAGATGGTTGGGATGCGTGTGGTCAGGTTGAGGATGGGTTTTGAGCATTGAAAATAGATCGGAGACAATCAACGTGAAATTCAATTTACGAAATtaatattttctagaaaaaataGCTTAATCAATTAAATATGAAAAGATAaacgataaaaaataaaaaataaaagctcGTTTGAATTTATGGAACTCCGTCGAATTCAATGGTCCATCTAATAGTATCATTTGATTACGTTAATTTTCTAATTTTGAATGTTCTTCTAGGTAGTCCTATATTAAATCGATCGGATGTGCAATAACATCTATGGATTTACTTTTTCCCAAAAAATTTATAgaattatttttatattgttATACTCATAAACATCACCATCATATAGGATAATCAGAATAGTTGTTCTAATGATTCATATTTTGCCAATTATCTCATGGCTTAACATGTACTTAACAGAAAGGCTCTGATGAACAATATAAATGGACAACCAAGACAAAGGAAACATGTGTCGACATGAACAAACTGATCATAAGAAAACTCGAATGCTCAAATTATTAGCGAATAAATGAAGGGAAAACTACGTataatatttacgaaacgtgacgatagttttccttatttacaagacataacgatatattacgaaacatgacggattttcatatatttttattttttttatttttttccagaaaatatatatttaaaaaaaaaaaattgctcaaaggcttaaaaaattacctcaaatttttgtgtatgaaagctgtatgaaaaatgtatgaaatgtgtacgtgtgagcgaaatttttaatataattttcatatacaaaattgtgagcgaaaactttaagccttgaatattgtatgaaagttgttacaatgttgtcgtagttgtattaattttccagaaacctaatatgaactttatatacaaaaaatgtgaatgaaattctaagttttgagcgagatatacacatttcatactttcttcatacataaaatttgagcgaactttttaagccttcggcaagatatacacatttcatacacaaaaatttgagcgattattttaagtcttgaatgttgtatcaaagttgtatacaatgttgttatagttgtattaattttacaaaaatctaaaatgaactttatacacgaaaatgtgagcaaaattttaagacttgagcgaGATTCAAAATTCATATTGTTTTCATACAGACAATTTTGAGCtcattttttaagccttgaacgagatatacacatttcatacgtttttcataccattttcatacactaaattttgagtgaactttttaagccttgagcgagatataaaatattttttaaaaaaaaacatattttgtatagggtttgtaatgttatgttttgtaaatataaaattatcgtcacgtttcgtaaatatttctccttaagatgtatatatacatagTTGTCCCATAAATGAAATGTCATGATCCAAGCTAGatgggccatgacaggcacccgggcCCTATTTGCTGAGCACCACTAAACATAcatacatctcatagtcatatctgagtgggccataatgccaactcatagatatcataaggtgtatgggacacaagcccgaagataatatacatatatcatcAAGCCGATTCCAAgtatataagccgataaggctatcaaaaCGATGATACAACAAAACATAGACCGAGAGGGTCATGGAACATCtgctgtgcatatctgtctatgagcctctattgaatttcataacataataaggacgggataggaccccgccatacccatctgtacacaaaagaatcataccaactgAACtgtaactccggaacaagtggagtgctcctgtacaagcgCTGAGAAGTCAGCCTAAGGGTCTAAacagtctccctgtctacctgcgggcatgaacgcaacgtccataaataaaaggacgtcggtacaaataatgtaccaagtatgtaaggcaatagaataactgaaactgaaactgaactgaaaacaatatAATCTGGAGGCTAAGGAATGTCCTGAACATCTCACCCGatctgtcatatatatatatatatatatatatatatatactgaccaTAAGGCCagacaatctgtctcactgacccgtcgccCAGGCAATCTGTCTCGCTGACCCGTCGCCCAGGCAGTCTGTCTCACTGAAATGTCGGCCAGGCACATCTGTCTCACTGactcgtaggccaggcatatctgtctcaccgaccaagtggccaggctaaagaaaatgtctcactgacgaAGTGGTCAggctaaataaaatatatgtatagcatgctacatatcatatataaactGAAATGTCTAGGGCTGTCAACATGTCTCTTTCTGACTCTTCTATTCACAATGAACTAAGGCGCGGAAAGAAAATCCCTCAGAAGATACAATATCACACCTAAATCGTTACACCTCTATGACAGCTCTAAACAATAATTCTCTTTCTTTAAGATTCTTTAAACGCTTATTATCTAcagatcatgccaagaaaagaaatgatagccattacatacctcaAGTCGCCCAAGCAACCCAACAATCGAGCTATATACAACTAgcacgccaatcctataacaaggaatacaTATACAAACCTAGATGACagtatatcacatatatcaacGATAACTTGATTCTAAAATGAAATGGACAACTTTTCCCCTATTTCTTATTCATTACCGCAAGGTCCataaccaacaatttacacaacAACTCCATATGACCTCCTTTAACCTCAAATTCTCCATATCTAAAGATATACCATTAAACAACCTCGTATACACTTGTATataacacttcctcaacattactATTGTccctcataacaatattatactcaaaACATGCTAACAATTATAGCTTAAGTTAATTTACATCTCAAAATATCATccaattcatatttgaacttttcctccaatttcttctcctcaaatcttaacataattaccaaataaactcataaacatgaaactaagatgaaatcttacctcaaaattcaagaacacgtCAATTCCCAAGTCACTTCACCTTAAAATACCCTCCAAGGCTTTTATAATAAGAAGAGACAAGCTTCGACTTCACTTTGAAACCCTAAGCACCTTAATCTTCACCTTGATCTTAGAGATGTGTTGAATGTGTtttggagaagtttctagagctttcttgaactAGAGGATAagtttaaaatgattaaaatgaagaggggtcatCATACTTAAAATCTGGAACATTCCACCAACTTACAAAATACTGGCTGTATTTcttggccgtataaattatatggtccgtatgtccagtcgtataattttatacaggaCGTAACTTTGGCCGTATTTCTCAGATTTGCAATCTGTCAGTTGAATTGGAAAGAAGACTGTCTGAGCTTGagtttacataggttatgcattccataactcctcatatgctaagagatatacctctctcaactTGGATCAAAAATCCTGTCCAGATTCCtgtcaagttttcccaaagtttgataaacttaatttctttgattgGCTTGATCCtggaacctttagatacttgctaacacttgttaaaagtcttccttaaccttataagagttCTATGGCCTCTCCGGCTTACGCTAGTTTACCTCTGACACAACCAACGTGAAAATTTGCGATgtgtaacatcatatatatatatatatatatatatggggtccgTATCCTTGGTCGTATAATGTTTTACGACCAACGtcctggccgtataaaattatacggtctgCATAGTTGGCCGTATAATACCATCTCCAAAATTGCCTTCTCTAGAAATTTTTAAAATCTTTAAATACCGTCCATATCTCAAACTACAGACCATATCTCAATTACGGTCCACATTCTATATTTTCCGGAAGCAACTTTTAACGAACCTTTCCGCTTCGATTCtcttattctctaatccttccgtaacttaccaaacatgaacttaaacactTATAAGCATAAGCTAAACATGTCCAACCTCGAAGGCAAATTCTGGTGTTCAAAATTAAAACAGCTAACGTACAACGAATCTAAATGTAGAAAACTACAAGGTATAACATGAAAAGATCACAGAAAAGTAAAAACCATAAATTATTATGAGTATATGAGTTGTAGATTGATCTTTAGCCATATGTATCCTCTTTGTGTTTCATAGGTGGGGTATGAGTTACCTTATTATGTTGGTACTAACAATTATATAGTGATTGTTCTCCGTTGGCATACTTAGTTATGTACATGTTACATGATCTACTTGTCCCCAATTCTTTTCCCTTTTTGATTTCACATGTTGAAATAGTTAAATTAAGATTTATGAAATGTTTCGAATTAAGCTTGTACAAGCACTGTTGTGTTTcaaatttattatttttattttgatagtAATGACTACTAACACACAAATACAACTACTCAAGGTTGTGATGGAGTGGAATACGCCTTCATTCTTAACCCCAAAGGTTTTGGGTTTGAgttgtgagaatgaagttgtcTTTGATTGAGAATGAAGTTGTTTCTGATAGAAAGCGcattatctcaaaaaaaaaaaaaaaaaaaaaaacttttcggCATGAATACATATTAATTTGACTCCAAAATAAATACCAATAACCAAATACCGTGTGATAAACTAAAAAGATACACACAATATATGAAAAATGAAAGAATGAAGGCACATGTCACCTAAATTAGCTCGATAGAAAGATACACATAACTTGCatctatttttctttcttttgcccTCCTTTTAGTTGGTTCAACACCCATAGTCTCTTTTGAATCTAAGAATTTGCACATAATGTTGCTTTTATCTATTTATTTCAAAGtatttaaattttagtccggAGAGGGCAAAAATAGCCACACTACCTCTTCTTTCTTTGCCTAAGTTATTTACGGAGTTATCGTCTCATCACGTATAATGTGCGACCCTTTTCTACTAACATGACAAAACTTCAATAGCTGCAACATTTCTTTAATGCCTTAACATTGATCCTAGAAAATATCCCAACAAACTATTTGCTAATTATTAAACAAAATTCATTATCTATTTAAGTGGTTAGGGGTTATGCCATACAAGTGCACGAGGACAACATTAAAGCACATGATTTGTTAAGAGTACTAAGGACATCCATTTAAAAGTATTTAAGAGTCTGCAGTTTCAACGTTAAACCATCGCGGTTGAAGTTAGATTTTTTCcattttaaaaagtttttaagtTCAGCTCGATGGTCTGAAGCTGTAAGTTGTCCAAGCCTAATTTCAAACCCGAAGATATTCTGTTCACACTATCATCCAAACTTCAGACTTGAGGTTGAAGTTCGAATGGTCATTCACACTTCAATATGAAATCAGGCTTGATCAGTCTCGAAATTCAGATCCAAAGGACTAACGTTTGACACTTCAAAATTGAGGTAAGTCATTTGATTTCAAGATCGCCATTCAAACCTGAAAGACTGAAGTTTGAAACTTCAAACCTGAGATATGAACTTTGATTTTAAAATggataaaatttaaatattttataaattGCGATTATAACTTAAATAACGGTCTTTTAAGTGGCTATTCGTGCACCTCCCTTTCACAATCTGGTTGAAATTTAATTCTAAAAGATATGCAGATTTTGGAAATCCAGCTTTAAGGTTATCAGTAAcctataaaaaaattaattatcacACGTACAAAAGAAAGTTATAAAAATTACAAGGAGCAACAAATTAAAAGCAATTTACACATTACCAGTAAAATAAACAATAGCGGGACTGTTGAATATTTTCCAATTTTATTAGTACTTCTCAGAATTGCGGCATTTCTGTGTTGCCGAAGTGCGATGCCTCTATCCTCTAAAAATAAAGAAACATTTTGAAATGTAGCAGACCTCCATATCCAATCACACACTGTCTCTTCCGGTGAGCCcaaaaccctaaccctaacccTAACTCCCAAACCTACAATCGATCCTAATGGAACCGGCTAACGAAGCTAACGGCTCGGAGCACTACCATTTACCGAAGCGACCTAAACTATCCACCTCATCACTCATTACAGATTCGGAAATACGTGATGAATTCATCCACCACCAGCCCGGTATAGCTCGTATAAATAACGGCAGCTTCGGTAGCTGTCCTGCATCAATCATCGCAGCTCAAAAACGTTGGCAACTCCGTTTCCTTCAACAACCCGATGATTTCTTCATCAACCACTTACAGAAGGGTATACTCCACTCGCGCACGATTATCAGGGACGTTATTAATGCTGAACACGTGGAAGAGGTGTCTCTTGTTGATAATGCTACGACTGCTGCTGCTATAGTTCTTCAGCACGTCGGTTGGGCATTCGCTGAGGGACGTTTTCAGAAAGGAGATGCTGTTGTTATGCTTCATTGCGCGTTTCAGGCTGTTAAGAAATCGATTGAGGCTTATGTTACTCGTGCTGGTGGTTCTGTGATTGTGGTTCAGTTGCCGTTTCCTCTTCGTTCGGAAGAAGAGATTGTTGCTGATTTTAGAAAGGCGTTGGCTAAAGGGAAAGCTAATGGGAAGAAGGTTAGATTGGCTATTATTGATCATATTACGTCGATGCCTTGTGTTGTTATACCTGTGAAGGATTTGGTTAAGATTTGTAGGGAAGAAGGGGTTGATCGGGTGTTTGTTGATGCTGCACATGCGATTGGGAGTGTGAACGTTGATGTTAGAGAAATTGGAGCGGATTTTTATGTGAGCAATTTGCATAAGTGGTTTTTCTGTCCTCCATCTGTTGCGTTTTTGTACTGTAGGAAATCGCCTGTATCTCCTGATTTACATCATCCTGTGGTGTCTCATGAATATGGTAATGGACTAGCTATTGAAAGTGCGTGGATCGGGACGAGAGATTACAGTTCTCAGCTAGTTATACCTGAGGTGGTAGAATTTATAAATAGGTTTGAGGGTGGGATCGAGGGAATTAGGATGAGGAATCATAATGCGGTGATTGAAATGGGAGAAATGTTGGCCGATGCTTGGGGAACAATGCTTGGCTGCCCTCCAGACATGTCTCCGAGTATGGCAATGGTTGGTTTGCCTGCTAGCCTTAGGGTTCTCAGCGATACGGATGCTTTAAATTTGAGAACTCGTCTGCGGGACAAATTTGGGGTGGAAGTCCCAATTCACTACCAGGAAATAAAAGAAGAATTACGGGATGGTGATGCTTGCGTGACAGGATATGCACGGATTTCTCATCAGGTTTACAATACGGTTGATGACTATATAAAGTTGAAGGATGCTATTCTTCAGCTTGTGCGAGATGGAGTTACTTGTAAGATGCTTCGCCCAGAATAAGAGGTATCATTGTGCTTGTCAATTTTCTTCTCCAACACATGATCGTTAATTAAGTGCACACTTAGGTATCTTACGAGTTTGTGTGCTGTACTCGTACCTTCGCTTAATTCAATAATTTTACTAACAACAAGGTCTCAAATAGAAACTAATACCGTTATTCCAACAGCTAGACCATTCTTTCATGTTTATTGTCATGTTTCTTTCTAATCACCTAAATAAGATGATGCTTGCAATGATGGCGCAATGGGGTTATAAGCAAAGAAGAAGCTTCTTGTTCCTATGCTTCAATGGTAGCTTATATTAAGTGTAGTGATTTGGCTGGAATCATAAACAAACTAGGTTGTTGTCTCCTTAATGCTGCTCCTTTAAAGTCCTATGTTGGTGGTTAGTAATGAGTTATTgtctcccttttttttcttttttttccctttttatttaaATCTTTGTCGAGTGAAGCGTAAGTTTATTGAGAATGGGACAACCCCAGTGCTTTTAGAAGTCAGAGTTTCATCACTTAAAGGGGTGAAGTAATGCGCTTTTGCGCTTCATAAAATGTGGGGGTAGCCTGTGGCACGTAGAAAGTCaactcaagaaaagaaaagagaaacaaTAATCTCTCCAATGCATATCTAATATGACAAAATGAAGCAATCAGAAATCTGGTATTCCTATTCGTGTGCTTTAACCTCTTCTCCCCCTAATATATGTTTTTCATTTTCAAATTTTCTCTTTTCCTCACTTGATctgcactagatgataaatgcagcTAATACCCTTGAATCTGAATGTACTCTCTTTTTGGCTTTGCAAACATCTGCAGGGTGGTTTTGTGTCCCCAAGTATGATTTACAAGTACAAATATTGACCTTGCCCAAGTAGTTTCTCTCTTGATATGCGTTAACCCTGTTGGTGCACATTTTAATTAGATACAACAAGGAAATACTTTCTGAACAAAGTGTACTCATGCAAAATCCATTTTAGGAAAAAAGACGAACTCTGCAGTTCATTTTCTTTAATCAAGCGAACTCTGTAGTTCATATTTCCAGGTGTAGAAGCATGTTGTGATGGTTCATTTCATATTTTTTTCAGCTGTATAACCTGCTTTTAGTTTATGAGATATTCAATTAGTTTCTACATCGAAAGCTACGtaggtaattttttttattttctttttttgttttgcagGAATTCTGCAGAGAGttccttgataggttgtttaacCAGTTTGTACGGAGTTTTGTACTCTGGAAAAACAAGTTGTAGAAGTTTCCTGGTTATCGAGAATAATCCTTGTAGAAGTAGAATTGTAAGCGGCTAATAAATACCTATTATTATTTCAATTTGGAAGTAGAATTATGATTGTATATCTGTGGTACCTGGAAGACTTTGTTGATTCTTTTTGGTGCCTGGAATGCCTAGAcattttcttctcttttaaaTAGTCACTATAAATGGGGCCGTAAACTCCCTTCTTTTATGTACATCTTTGCTCCTTAGCTTTAAACAATCTTTACTACTTATAATAAGAGGGAATCCAAAGATTTTGTAGTCACTTAGTTAGATTCTAACTAATGGTTACTAACCACCTAGTTAGATTCTAACTAATGGTTCCTAATCAAAAGGCTTCTCTTCCAAATTCAACCTTTTAGTTGTCCTTTATTGCTTGTATAGCTCCTAACTGGCAACTATTCCGCTACCTACTTGTACACTGAAGATCTCTCCCGTCTTGTTCTAGAACATTCTCCCTTTTGATGACTAATGTAAAACCTTATCCTCATAAAACACCATGTAAGCTCTGGGAATTTATAGAAGATTACATGCATCACTCTCTCTTTAATCATTTAGGGAATCGAGGAATTCCAGTTAAGTAACTATATCATATACATTTTTCATGATTCTTACCTTATAAAAAGAAAATCATGTTACTCCACAAAACTAGTAGACAAATACACTTTGTAGTCGTCTATTGATAGTTtctgttttttattttaaaatatccTATGATTCCTTTCTATCCAAACCACCCCCAAAATACACGCTGGAAGAATATCCTTTTCTCCGCTAGTCAGCTTCAATCACATACCTTTCACTATGAAACTGAGTTTCTTTGGTGGCTATATAATTACATTTCCAACCTAGTGTTTAGGGGTTTGAGATGCCTAGGGAGCAAAGTGGGAACGGCCACTACTGACTCCTTGGCAGGGAATGGTGTTTCATATACAAAAACTACGCCTCAATTCCAAGCTAGTGGGGTCGACTATAATAATTCTCAGTATCTACCCCATTTGGACATTTTCATGCCAACCGTGGGGTTTACCATATGTAAAAAGAGTACTTTTCATCACCATGTTAGATATTTTTCACTAAAACATGTTTCATAACTGGCCAGCAAATTGCTGTGCCGAGACAAATAACGATTACTATCCTCGAGCTTAACGTACTACATGTAACCAGTCTCCTCTGTAAATTCAACTGAAAGTGTCACATGATGTTCTTAACATACCCCCAAGCAATTGAGGATCGAGGTAGTCTTAATGATTGAATGAGCAAGTGAGAGATAAAAAGAGTGAAGCAAAGAGGAGGATTTATTTTGTAGTGCTACTTAAACAATAGAGAAGAAGCGATCCATGTGGAAATAACGTGAAATGGAACCAGTCAATTTTATACCCAGTGAAATGGGTTTGGGTTATGAGCCTACTTTTTCATGAGCAGTTTGATCCAACCACAACCAATATGCCTTCCTTCAAGTCTAGATTGATGTTAAACTATCCAACATTAGCATGCATCTCAGATAATCAAGTAGACGAGGGCAGACAGATTGTCCCTTTGGTTGGACAAAGCCAAACAGGTCTCAAGAATAGACATTTTCTCCTTAGCAGGAAAATGAAGCATGGCCAGATTAAATCATTAAAGATGTGGGTAGAGATCAGAGTCATTGTTGTACCTTTGGGGACACCAGACGAGAATCGAGTTCTTGTtggaaattctttttttttttttcattttttcccgtTAATTTTTTAGGCAGTGATCTTAATTACATG
The sequence above is a segment of the Lycium barbarum isolate Lr01 chromosome 6, ASM1917538v2, whole genome shotgun sequence genome. Coding sequences within it:
- the LOC132644888 gene encoding L-cysteine desulfhydrase, giving the protein MEPANEANGSEHYHLPKRPKLSTSSLITDSEIRDEFIHHQPGIARINNGSFGSCPASIIAAQKRWQLRFLQQPDDFFINHLQKGILHSRTIIRDVINAEHVEEVSLVDNATTAAAIVLQHVGWAFAEGRFQKGDAVVMLHCAFQAVKKSIEAYVTRAGGSVIVVQLPFPLRSEEEIVADFRKALAKGKANGKKVRLAIIDHITSMPCVVIPVKDLVKICREEGVDRVFVDAAHAIGSVNVDVREIGADFYVSNLHKWFFCPPSVAFLYCRKSPVSPDLHHPVVSHEYGNGLAIESAWIGTRDYSSQLVIPEVVEFINRFEGGIEGIRMRNHNAVIEMGEMLADAWGTMLGCPPDMSPSMAMVGLPASLRVLSDTDALNLRTRLRDKFGVEVPIHYQEIKEELRDGDACVTGYARISHQVYNTVDDYIKLKDAILQLVRDGVTCKMLRPE